The genomic stretch CTTTACTGTGAAATGAGGAGGTTGATTGAGAAGGGCTCTGACACCCCTTTTAGCTCTGAGTTTATGTCTTTGTTCAATGAGGCATATAAATATTAGGACAGTTTTAGAGATGTGGCTATGTCCCTCATTGTTTGAGTATAACAAGTAGTCATGGAGTTTTCAGAGGCCAGCTGATCCCTATCATGTTCAAGTGTGGCTTCTTAAGTAACTTACATAGAGAGCAAGGTTTCTCAACCTGAACACTTGGCATTTTAGGCTGCCTAATTTTTTGCTGTCAGGGGCTATCCTGTGCattttaggatgtttagcagcattcctgaCCACTACCCACTAGACAGCAATAGCATCCTGCATCCCCACCCCCAAGTTGCAACAATcaaaaaatgtctctagactttGCCAAATATCCCCTCTGGAGCAGAATTACCCCCAGTTGAAAACTTCTGATGTGGAAGATGCTGGAGGAACACTCTGTCAAAATAACTAAAAGGATGTGCTCTCCATCTATGAAGAGCTAGCAAATtatagttgcaaaaaaaaaaaaaaaatcactggaggaattttttatttttcagattataAAGAAGAAggaggatttttgttttgttttgctgacaTTTGCTGTGTTTATCAAAGTTAAATTTAATCTATGGAAGTCTTAGTTGATGGGAGGACAGGAAAGGGAATAGAGAAAGAGCTGTCAGCTGCTTTCTGGAATCAGGCAGTGTATCAGTTAATATATGCagatataatttaaaacaatatttaaaaccCTGAGAAGAAGGCTTAGGAATTGAAGTCAAGAGAATTGGCAGGTGCCTATTTACTTCTTGGTTCTTCTCAGGTAAGAAATCAGTTATCCAGATGTATTTTATCTCATATCTCCAGTTCAAAGCTGAAAGCTGTGAATTAGGGGACAGGATTTTTATCTAGAAAAACAACAGAAGGCAGCTATAAACTGTGAAATCCAAATAGCCATGAAGTCATCATTGCAGTCACTATTAGCTAGCTCTCCATGCTGTCCTGAAGCTGTTTTTAATGGGCCTACAATAGAGTTCCAGACTTTAGCTATTCTCCAAGCCCAGACGTGCCCCATGCACTGCAGTCCATAAAGCCTTAGCTCTCTTGCTTTTCCATATAGACTAaaaaatttacataattttattgggctgcattatttaataaataccaCATGAAATATTTACATTGTGTTTCTAAAGATATAAATTATTCATAACTCCTAAAACCTTTTTAATACAGGTAGAATAGGGGATTACAAGCTATCCAAAAGAGGAAATTTCTATGATTGGGTAGAGCAGATAAACCCCTATGAAGAAGTGTAGATAAAAGTGAAGCAGTCCCTCATGAGTGTCATTGACAGTGTATGTTTATAGTGGACCATAGTAattaatttgcattatttttctttgaaaataaagaaaaaaaataaagctgtccAATAGTAAGTTATCAGTTTCTGCTTCAGAGACTATGTACGTTTTATGTACTTTTATGTACGTTTTAAGATGTGCTGTTTCTACCTAGTTACTGAAAATGAGCATAAAGATCTTATTCAGGGTATACTTTAATGCAATTGTCAAAATGATTCTTTATTGTGAGGGCTCATAGCAGGACATTTTTGCACAGaattgaaaatatgtatttttggaCCTGATTTTGATTCAGTATTAAAAGGACTTTCAAGGCCGTTGAACTAAGATCATTAATTCATAATGGTTTGTCTTTGGTTGACTACATTAACAGTATGTGTCATTTTAGAGGACACATAAATGCAAACTTTGTAGTCTAAAGCTTTATATTACTGTCCTTGAAAAACAATCATGGTAAAGCTAGGGTTATTTCAAAAGtaattcattttattcatatcttaGAGTGAAGCCATGATGGAAGGGGAGACACAAAATTGCTTTTCTTAACAAAATAGGCTTCAGAGAAAAGTCCAGGAGAGAATATCCTTGAAAGCACTCCAGAAAGGTAACTGCAAAGTTGACATTGCTTTTCAAATCTGGACTCATGAAAAGTGAAAGCTGCTAAATGACAATGGCCATTTCCTTGTGCTTGTGAATAAGCGCTCTCTTTGTTTGCACAGGCCCCAGCACACTGCACATCATGGAGTGAGTTTTGTACACCTCTGCCCCCCTCAGAATTCTCCCATTCTCGTAAACTTCAAAGGAAGATGTTAAAGGCATGGTTTATATTCTCTTTGTATATCCTTGCTGAAACTATAGAGAACCTAACAGAGAAAACTGTTTCTACAATTATAAAACATACCTAAAAACAGGAAATAAGGTCATGGAAATGTGATTATaaatttaaccactttcaagtctcctcaatgaaaaacaaaatgttggTCAGCCATCATTTGGAAAGTCAAGTGAGATTTAGTTCAGAATCTAATATTCCATTAAACAAGAAGATTTAGACTGCAGTCTTAACGGTTGCCTATGGAATGATAGCCTAGTCACAAATGCTGAGATCCAGCCATGGGTGTGAAATCAAGACCTTAaatatctgtgtatatatatgcacaaagCATACTTTTCCAAGAaggtggaaaaaaacaaaaatacaatgtaCAGAGGCAATATGTACAGAAAGGAGCAGTAATATGTACAGGCTGAAGTCACAGCCCTATAGTGTTAGCATACTATAGCTATACTAGTCTAAACCTAGTGAATGAGAATTCAAGATAATGCAACTTTTACTGTAGCCTGCAACAGCTACGGAAAAGTAAATTAAACAAAGAGACATTTAACTCTGGACATTTATGCTAAATGGAAActtaaagcaatattttaaagtagatcaagcattttaagtatttctggAATATGATTCTATTTTCAAATGaattctacatttatttttgaGCACTTGGCTGTAGGAAATATCAGAATGATTAAAATATCGTTCTTGCCCTTAAGGAACTCACCATCTGCCCTATTCTATTATGCAGTTTGACAAATGATATACTTAATACATAATGTCTATTAAAAGAAACAATCCTTTAGGCTGCTAGAGGCAACCTCGTAAGTGGAAAGGACCCGTGTTTGAATTACAGTTCAACCAATAGCTGGTCATGATCTCCTAGACAAGTTAACCTTTGAGCCTCACTTTCATTATCTTTAAAATTAGATTAACATCTTCACTGCTGCTGTGTTGTATATGTAAAGGACCTAGCACGATTCCTGACACAGGCACAgggtaggtactcaataaatggttctCCCACAAGCACGCACACACGTACACCTATATCTTATGTATGTCATTGTActaaaaaaatttgtattttctaattaaaGAACAGCAGTAATGACAACCATCTGAAAACAGGCAAGAGTACTGGAGGCAAGACACAGAGAAATGATGtcaggaaaagagggaaaatgagccTGTCTAGACTGGAGAAAGTATACAAGTTTAGCCAGTTGGGTGTGTCAGTTGTAAACCTGAGATAGTTAGGCCAAGGCCATGGGCATCAGCCTGTCATTTCCACTTGGTGCTGTGTGTCCCTGGTGATCTTCTTCGCGAATGCCTGCCCATGTACacgaggaaaaccaggagagtgtgAATGGTCCCTTTGCTAGGAAAACACTGTAAATATACAGCCAACTAAGGTGAGTTAGCAGTGAGAAGTCTTCCAGCTTTATCGTATTTGTCTGTATTGAACAATAGATGAGAGTTATCTGTATCATACAacctaaaaagagaaattttatcaAAAGTATTAAGAATAGATAGAATATGTATCAGTTAAAGCCACcgtggctgttctagtttgctaatgctgccggaatgcaaaacaccagagacggattagcttttataaaagggggtttatttggttacacagttacagtcttaaggccataaagtgtccaaggtaacatatcaacaattgggtaccttcagcggaggatggccaatggtgtccagaaaacctctgttagctgggaaggtatgtggctggcgtctgctccaaagttctggtttcaaaatggctttctcccaggacgttcctctctaggctgcagttcctcaaaaatgtcactcttagttgcacttgggatatttatcctctctcagcttctccggagcacgagtctgctttcaatggccgtcttcaaaatgtctctcatctgcagttcctgtgctttcttcaaagtgtccctcttggctgtagctcctcttcaaaacgtcactcacagctacactgagtcccctctgtctgtcagctcatttatatggctctagtgactcaacttagacccaccctgaatgggcggagcaacacctccatggaaattatccaatcagagtcatcacccacagctgggtggggcacattccaaagaaacactcaaagaattacagtctaatcaacactgataacatctgctcacataagattacatcaaagataatggcatttgggggacacaatatattcaaactggcacagtggctaataatatttcattctttctgatTCTTAGAGATCTTTTTTTCTTAagggtattttttaaatgtttagaaatttctggttgattttttttaaaacaaacaatatttttagagcagttttaagtTTATAGAAAGATTGCACAGAAAGCACCAGGGTGCCCAtatactgccccccccccacacacacacacacatacggttattaatatcttgcattagtgtggctcatttgttacaatttatgaaccaatattgataatTATTAGTAATGAAAGTCAATTATTTACACACgggctcattcttttttttaattttgaaaaaattttattgtggcaacattgctacataaatttcccatttcaaccactttcaagtatacagttctgcagtattagttacattcacagtgGTGCTACCCTTAGCACCATCCTttacaaaaacttttccatcaccccaaacagaaactcggtacccattaaacattaactccccattctccactcccacccccactctcccctagtaacctgtaatctactttctatctctgaatTTGAATATTCTAGTTTTTTCATGTAAAGGAAATCAtatagtatctgtccttttgtttcctggtttatttcactcaatgtagtgtcttcagggttcatgtATGTTCTAGTATGTATCAGATTGCCTTTCCTTTTTgaggctgaataatactccattgtatatgtaccacattttgtttatccattcatttgttgatggacacttccaccttttggctattatgaataatactgctatgaacattggtgtacaaatatctatttgaagtgctttcagttcttttgggtatatacctatgagtgggattgccaggtcatatggtaattctccatttaactttctgaggaactgccaaaatgttttccacagcagttgcaccgtCTTACGAATGTTGCACCAGTTTACAaattttcctgtttctccacatcctcaccaacacttcctattttctggttttgttgttgttgttgttgttgttgttgttgttgtcatcgTTTTTTAAGCTAAATAAatatgagcatcttttcatgtgcttattggccatttgttttcttctttgtagaaatgtctatacaagtcctttgcccattttttcattgggttgttggtctttttgtttttcagttgtagaagttctttatgtaTATTCTCGGTaataaactcttatcagatatatgatttccaaatattttctcccattctataggttgtcttttcagtgGTTTCCAGTCTTTTCATAAGTAAATTTCTTTGAACAATTATTTTTCCTCATGTCTGGCTTTTGTACTTGACTAAAGTAGTAGAATAGATCCAGGATCTGATAAAATGGATATGAAGACTTAATtgccaaaatacaaaataaggaCATCACTAAAGGCTTATGGAGGCTTGTGGAGGCATAAGTAAAATCTGGAATCAGAAGCAGAAATAGCAGAAGAATGAATAGTGGAAATAATTGAAAGCCAACAGACCTACAAAGAGGCAGCAAGGATGGAACTGAAAGTATAGTATAAGCCAGGAAATCAGAGTTCTAGGTCTCTGTAAAAACTGTGAGATTTATCCTTTCCTCACATATATAATTGAGAGTGTTGATGAACAAAAATTTTTGACCAGTGAATATCCAGGCCACATCCCTCAGTTATTTGTTCACCCACTATTCTGTAGCCAACTCTGGAGATACAAAGAAGACCCTTTAGGAACAGTGAGAAAAATAGGACATTAAATAGCTGATGCCTCGTGATCTGTACTGTGAGAGAAGGGACTGGAAGCTCAAGAGCCCCACTCAGTtcaacctggatttgaatccatgtACTATACCCCCAGAGCCTATAATATGATACACAGCGTGGGCTCTGGGGGCAGATTTTCCTGGATGTAAATCCTAGTTACATTACTGAAGGTGCTCGGTAATCTTGGGAAAGTTAATCTGTTGGGAAAGTCCAATCTAttcaatggaaataataatagtaaaagatgaatcagatcatgtcattcccctgatcaaaaccctccaatggcttctTACCTCAGAATAAAATTCATCTCTTTAATGAATCTGACAAAACCCTATATTGTTTGACCCCTGCTTATGTCActcttatttcttctcttcataaGCACTTACCACTATCCCAAATTACCTTTTGCATGTGTCTCCTTTGTTATATGTCTCTCCCCACTGTCTCCTCTGCTTCTAACAGCAGGGACCTCATCTGTTGTACTCATTGCAATATTCAAAGAACctataacagtgcctggcacaaagtaagtactcagtaactatttgtttaatttgttgaatgaatatggCATATGAAGCGCATAGTACAGAGCCTGATAAACCCACTATAATTGTTTGCTGCTGCTACTTTCATGTATTAGGGTTCTGCATATggtttcatttggaaaaaaacttACTTTTACAGAAAGTGAGTTTAAAATTAGTGTGCTAATAAGGGAACTACAAtcccatttaaaaaaagcaatctcAGTTGCAATTTTTTAGTAATAAAATGaaggcaaattttaaaatatactgctTAATTCTTCCTGTTTGGTGtatatacaatattttgtttGCAATTGCAATACAAGCAGGCACAGAAGGGAGGGAATATTAGACTGTACTTTCTATCTCTTAGATCTATTTACCTTGtcaaagaggaagggagaaatgaaTTTGAATCAACTAAAATAAGATTGACCTCTCTCCTCcctaaaacaaaaaagcaaaagcatgGTACCTGGTAAGTACGATaatgttctgtattttatttctgtttctactACAGGTGTTGCCACATCTGCAAACTTCCCGGGAGAGTAATGGGGATTCGAGTGCTTCGTTTCTCTTTGGTGGTCATCCTTATGTTACTACTGGTAGCTGGTGCTTTGACTAGTTTACTTCCTAATATCAAAGAAGACAAGCTGCTCACCTTGCGTAGGGAGATAAAGTCCCAGGGCAAATCCACCCTGGATTCCTTTACTCTCATAATGCAGACCTACAACAGAACAGATCTCTTATTGAGACTTTTAAATCATTATCAGGCAGTACCCCATCTGCACAAAGTGATTGTTGTGTGGAACAACATTGGGGAGAAGGGACCAGATGAGTTATGGAATTCTCTGGGGCCTCACCCTGTCCCTGTGATCTTTAAACAACAGACAGCAAACAGAATGAGAAATCGACTCCAGATCTTCCCTGAACTAGAGACCAATGGTAAGTTGCAGTTGGGTTCTTGGCCTGGAAGGGCTGAAGCTAGCCAGAGCTAGAGGTGAGGATGCAAGTTTCTGGACCTTTACTTGTCTTAACTGCCTGGAGAAACTGGGGGGATTTAATTATCTGAAAGTACTTTGAAAGCTTAAAGGATAATTTCTAAGGTGTCAAGAAACAGTTTCCTAGGAAGGAAATCATGTGCATTTTGCAACAGTGACAAAGAGGTTAATATCGTGAAAAAAGATACCCTTTAATTACATATTGTTACATTACAGAAGATAATAAAATGCCATTTGACTTATGCCTATTACTTTTCTGCCACTACCCTCCTCCCTAATCCCTCTAGTTCATAGCAGTTTCATGAGGTTGTAGCTTGTGTAAAACAaccttggttttatttatttataggttcattcatttttagaTTGATGAGTGATAACTAGATGATAATTTTCCCTGCAGACAGTTATAAAATCAATTACCATTCAAGTAAAAACTTTTTCTACTAGACAAATCTCTCTGGGAATACATTTCTTATTTACTAATTGGGTCAGCAAATGCTTCATCTGAATGATTTATATAATGACAGTATTGTATCTtactaattttgttttcatttccaaactgtttaattaaaattttttccctttcatttcagCAGTGTTAATGGTAGACGATGACATGCTAATTAGTGCCCAGGACCTCGTTTTTGCCTTCTCTGTTTGGCAGGTAATATTGCTATATCCTTTATAAAACCATCTTTATAAGGTCTTATCTAGGGCTTAACCAGGGGTAATATGGTTTAATGCAGGAGTTATCTAAAacattatagaaaatatttatctAAAAGACAGATTAATTTGTTATAGGACAACCAAGATTTTCTGAGCTGAGTTTATGTCAAACTGAAAGTCAAACCTATCATGGTGTCTTTTATCTATATTTGATTTGTATTATGGTATATTGTAGAGAAGAGCTAGAACAATGAGGAAGTGATCTGGTGTAACTAAAACTAGAATCCAGAGATATTTTCCACAAGTCTACAGATACGTATTTCAAATAAGTAATGTTTTTCTGATCTAAAATTGTATAtaacatgttttaaaagaaagcatTTATTACACCCACAAAATTTAGTTCTGGTTCTGAGACCACTATTTAGAAATTCCACAGTAGTAATTCTGCATGCGCCATTGAGgtggcaagttttttttttcctaaatcctaGCTGGGATAAACAGGTATAAATGCCTTGCCCTCCTATAAAAACAGTTCCCTCCCATTGAGTATGCATTCACAATAGCTGGCTTTTTACAAAATGCACTACAATTACCTAAAACCAGAACTGCATACAAATACTCTGAAACCCTGTCAAATAATTAAACACTGTGCTGCCAAATAAAGTCTAATTTGCACCATAGTTACTCTACTTAATTTGCTACTTGGATATAACAACATGAGATATTAATAGTAAGTGGTCACAGTATCTGCAGATATCAGCATTCTAAAAACTTCAGTTTTTAACTTCATGCTTGGCGTACTGATCaacaaattgaattttttttccgtATCAGCAGTTTTTCAGGCCCTGTAAATAAAAGCTTCTTAGGCAAAAAGTTCTAAAGTAATAACTCCAGCTGTGAGAtttctatttaaaacaaaaagtcagTTTACACAAATATCAGAAGTAGAAAAATACAGACTGTAGTTAATTAGAACATCCTGAGTAGGCCATAATTAAAGATGGATAAACACGATTTTAGgctttattcataaaaatatcaAGGACAATTTTAATTCATTGCCCAAGTGTAAGGTGATTTCTTAAATTCAGACCAATCAGTGCTCTGCAGTGCCCTCCATATGGTAACTATTTGGCATATGTTGGTAAACCAGATTAGCCAGTCACCTCTGCCTTCGCACTTGTCCGTGACCTCTGCATTTAGTGCTTTCCTGTGGTAGcctcccttctctcccccagCCACCTCTGAAATTCCCTTCATTCAAGTGGTACATCCCCTCTGAAACATCCAGATTTTATCCCCCACTCTTCGACTTCCAGGAATACAATTGTCATTCTATCCTCAATGCTCCCAACACATTTTCCCCAACTGTATTTACAACTTTCTCACAGTATTATAATTTCTTGTTCACATATCTGTATCCCTCTCTATACTAGGGGTTCTTTGAAAAGGGATTTAACCCAGCCTCATTTTTTTTATGTGTCCCTAGCTCATTGTCTGTTCAATAAGTGAATGAGACTCAAAGTATTTATGAGATTGAACTAAACTTTTAACTCTGTAAGTTCTTACCAGTTTCCCATGTTttactggtttttttgtttgtttgtctgtttgttgatTTTTGGCTGTTTTTAGTCACTCTCACCTTAATGCTATTAAGTGTATTGATACCTTCTATTCTTTATTCAAAGATCCTGACACatctcttatatttttaaaaaggaaacatctGAGCTGAAAGAGGATAAAATATAACATTGTTTAAAATAAGCAGTGACTTTCAAGAACATTGACTTTAACATGGAAAAACAATGAAATCTCACAtgtagatctgtaattttatataccTCTCAGAGattacaagtttttaaaaatgatcatgtTAAATCTCATTATTTCctacaataaataaatagcatttaTACAATCAACTTTGAAGGATTGGACCCTTTGGTGACTGGAATTTGCTAATATCAGATAATGTTTGAATTAGAACATTTGTGAACTTGGAAAATTTGTTTTTGGAGAGATTTGGGTTGTGATGGAATTTGACCGGTAAACCTGTCAGGACACAGATTTATGAAGTTGCCTGTAGTTATTGAAATTGAGATACAGAAGCTACAAAGAAATAAAGTTGATAAACCACTTTAATTCTCTCTGTAATATCACTGCTTTCTTCACCATGTCTCCTCTAAAGGAATACCACactcatttgtttttccttcttttcagcaATTTCCTGATCAGATTGTAGGATTTATTCCTAGAAAGCATGTCTCTACTTCATCAAGTATTTACAGTTATGGAGGTTTTGAACTGCAAACACCTGGGTTTGGAAATGGTGACCAGTACTCTATGGTGCTAATCGGAGCTTCCTTCTTCAATAGCAAATATCTTGAACTCTTTCAGAAGCAACCAGCAGCTGTGCATGCTTTGATAGATGAAACTCAAAACTGTGATGATATTGCCATGAATTTTATCATTGCCAAGCATATTGGGAAGGCTTCAGGGATGTTTGTGAAACCTGTAAACATGGGCAATTTGGAGAAGGAAAACAACGGTGGATATTCTGGAATGTGGCATCGAGCTGAGCATTTCCTGCAGAGGTCTTATTGTATTAATAAGCTTGTTAGTATCTATGATGGCATGCCCTTAAAATACTCCAACATTATGATTTCTCAGTTTGGTTTTCCATATGCCAACcacaaaagtaaaatgtaaaagtaaaaaaacaaacaaacaaaaacaaacctcaaaACTGCTTGATATTTGAGTAGCTTCtctgtgttttgtagttttttttcaaGCAACATTATGAACTTTTATCCATTCCAGAAGTctctacaaaggaaaaaatgtgcaGTGCTTCTAGGATATAAAATTCATACTAACTTTAAAACCAAGAAGCTGGTATCATCCAGATAAGTCTTCTTTTGAGGAGCTTTTATCCAGGGATATAACTTCTGAGTTAGTGATTTCATTGTTTACATTCTGGGACTGTTCTACAGTGTCTTTGAGTCCTGGCATTTACCTTAAAGAACTATAGCAAGCTTTTTCCAGGATCAGAAACTCAAGAAAGGCATTTCTCAGCATTTTCACTGAAGGTTGATTGTTTTAATAGGAAGCTTGAATGTCTCTTTAGCAAAAGCTAAAGGTGGGAAAAAAGCCATGTGAGAAAAGGATAGTCACAATCCCGTATATGAATAAGAGGAAAATGGGTCATTACCAATGTCTGCTTCCCTTCTGACCCTTCCAACTAGCCCTCCCAGAACCAACTCATCCCAGCATGGTTTTTTGTCCATAAGTCTGTTGTGACTGGCAGGGTTCATTTTAGTAGCTGAAAGCTGTCTAGTTGTCTGCTTgat from Choloepus didactylus isolate mChoDid1 chromosome 2, mChoDid1.pri, whole genome shotgun sequence encodes the following:
- the EXTL2 gene encoding exostosin-like 2 isoform X1; translation: MRCCHICKLPGRVMGIRVLRFSLVVILMLLLVAGALTSLLPNIKEDKLLTLRREIKSQGKSTLDSFTLIMQTYNRTDLLLRLLNHYQAVPHLHKVIVVWNNIGEKGPDELWNSLGPHPVPVIFKQQTANRMRNRLQIFPELETNAVLMVDDDMLISAQDLVFAFSVWQQFPDQIVGFIPRKHVSTSSSIYSYGGFELQTPGFGNGDQYSMVLIGASFFNSKYLELFQKQPAAVHALIDETQNCDDIAMNFIIAKHIGKASGMFVKPVNMGNLEKENNGGYSGMWHRAEHFLQRSYCINKLVSIYDGMPLKYSNIMISQFGFPYANHKSKM
- the EXTL2 gene encoding exostosin-like 2 isoform X2, with translation MGIRVLRFSLVVILMLLLVAGALTSLLPNIKEDKLLTLRREIKSQGKSTLDSFTLIMQTYNRTDLLLRLLNHYQAVPHLHKVIVVWNNIGEKGPDELWNSLGPHPVPVIFKQQTANRMRNRLQIFPELETNAVLMVDDDMLISAQDLVFAFSVWQQFPDQIVGFIPRKHVSTSSSIYSYGGFELQTPGFGNGDQYSMVLIGASFFNSKYLELFQKQPAAVHALIDETQNCDDIAMNFIIAKHIGKASGMFVKPVNMGNLEKENNGGYSGMWHRAEHFLQRSYCINKLVSIYDGMPLKYSNIMISQFGFPYANHKSKM